The Leptospira saintgironsiae genome contains the following window.
ATTAGTAAGACTGACTAATAGTAATTTCGGAAAATTGGCTATCTTAAAGAACGATTTGGTCCATTACGAATTATATACATACGCTCATAAAAAACAAAGAAAGGTAAACACATTCGAAGGGATTAACCCAAGAGCGGCACTTCTCACTTATATATTGAATAAAAGATCCGGAGCCATGATTGGAGAGCCGGATCAAAACAAAATTATTAATGAAGAATTCGTAAGCTTAAGAGCAAACTTCATTCTTCCTTTTGTATTCCGAGAGAAACTTTTTGGATTTTTAGCAGTTTCTAATATCCCGAAAGACAATGTAAGACATGAACTTGGTTTCTTGGCAGGAAAATGCGCATTAGCAGTTCATAATCAGATTTTATCTTCTCAGATCGCTGAAAATAAAAAATATAGAAAAGAATTAGAAAATGCAGGCAAGATCCGTAAATTTTTGGAATCTCCTGAACCTCCTATGGTTGGAGATATTAAAATAGATCTATTATCCAGAGAACCTGGAGAACTTCTGGAATTTTTCCAAAGTCCTTCTGGTGATTTTTATTTTGTATTTTTACGCTTAAGTGTAACAAACGCAGTTTCTGTTTTAGCTCTTTGTTATATATTGGGAACCTTATACTCTTCCAGAATAAACGGAGAATTAAAAAATATTCTTCAGATCAAATCATTGGTAGAAGAAAACTTAAAAGAGATCTCTTGGACAGAAAGATATGATCTTGCTGTAGGAATGGTAGAAAAAGAGACAGGAAAGATCTCTCTTAGGTTCATAGGGAAAACATTCAAATTATTCGATGTATCTAAACCGGATAGAAACTTAGCATCCATAGGTTGGGAAAATATAGAAACTCCGGGCAAAGATCCGCTCTTCTTAACTTGGAATGATCGTAATATAATTTCGTTCCAACATTTGGGGATAAAACCGTGAGAAATATTCTAATCGTATTTCTTTCAGTAATCTTATTCAGTTTGATCCTGTTTTCAGGGTTACTGAACTCTTATTCTAAAGAAGCAAGACTTCCTTTTTATTTTTATCCAAACGGAAAGGTCGCAGTTTCCGATGGATCTCATACAGATCTAGTCGGAATGAGAATAGATCTAATAGAATACGAGATCGTCAGAAAGCTTGGGGCAGATTACGGATTATCAGGGCACTCATTCCATTTTTTTGCAAAAGAAGGAAGTATAGTCAAAAGTCTTTCTTTAGATATGAGATCTTCCTTCGAAGTTTTGAAGGATTTCCTACCTGATATATTTTTATCTCTATTATTTTTCTTAGTAGCGATCTGGTTTTTCTTTTATACAAGAGACTTATACATTTTCTTATTATTCGGATCTTTATCTTCCTTATTCTTATTTAACTTCTTCTTATTAGCGTTCCACGATTTTCTTTTTCCGTTTTTTTTCTTCTTATATTTCACAGGATTTTTGATCTTAGATGTTTCCTTTAGATTAAGAGGAAAAGAGATACCATCCAGATGGTTTGCTCCTCAGGTAATTTTTTCCTTAGTCGCAGGATTTGTAGGTCTTTCTCAAAAAGGAAACCCAGATCTATTCCAGTTCTTATCTGTGAATGGAATGTATTTTAATGTATTCTCCGCAGGGATTTGTATCTTACAGTTAGTATTCCATACATTTAGGAACAAAGGTACTTTTCAGGAAGTTTTTAAGAAGTTAAGTATTGTTTTAGCGTTTTTCTTAATTACAATCGTTCCATTCCTAATTGCAGAGTTTGGATCCACTAAAAGTTTTTTCATTATCCGCCCTTATCTGATGGCGGCATTGATATTATTCCCAGTTCTGATCGTATTCGGAACTTACACTTATTCATTGGTCCCAGTCCAGATCGCTTTTAGTTCTTCCTTAACTTCTATCTATTCAATCTTGATCTTAACCTTCGGATATTTGTTTGGTCTGGAGTTTTTTGTAAGATGGAACCCTGGATTTTTAGGAAAACACCAAAGAGAATGGAATTTATTCTATGTTGTAGCCGCTGCTTACTTTTTAGGTTCATTGAACAATAAATTGTATAAGTGGATAGATTATTGGAGTTTTAAAAATAATCCGAAACTTCACACAGCATTAGAAGAATTATCAGTAATGATTGGTGCTCCAATCTCCATGAGAGCAACCATCAATAGTTTGATCCGCAGGCTTGTAGACGCCTTAGAAGTAAAAAAACTCCAAATATTGATCCCTGCGGATAAATTTTCAGGGACAGATCTTAGAAATCTAAACTTCATTCGAATTCCTTTCGGATCCGAAATTTGGACTTACTTCGAAGATCATACTGAAGTTACTATTACTTCTCACCTTGCGTATGGATTAGGTATTAGAGAGTCTGTATTTAAATTTTTAAACCAGATGGAAGTCCAACTAGCCTATCCTTTATTCAATTTTGAAAAAGGAAAAGAGGTAATCGCAGTATTTTTAGTCGGAGAGAAGATCAATCGTAAGAATTTTACACTAGGTGAGCTTAGATTTTTAAAAGAATGTACTCGATTAGCATCCTTACTCATTCGAAATTACTCTCTACTAGTAGATGAAGTAGAGAAGAAAAGGATTGTTAGAGACCTGAATATGGCAGCGGTCTTGGATAAAACTCTTCATTTACCTGAGTTAGAGACCATAAAATCAGTTCAATTAGGCTATTTTACTCTTCCTGCAGTAGGAATTTCAGGAGATTATCTAGATATTCTCAAACTTTCTCCTAAAAGACAGTTATTATTCTTAGGTGATGTATCAGGACATGGACTTGGGTCAGGTTATCTTGTTTCTGCTGTAAGAGGAATTATTCGCCGTCAATTGGGCAATTCTTCTTCTCTTCCTGATATTTTTAGAGCAATCAACTTGTTTTTGATCGAGAGATATAGAGGAAGCGAGTTCATGACTTCTATCGCAGGCATATATAACGCTAGCGATGGAGCATTTTCATTCGTAAATGCAGGTCATACTCCACCAATTTGTATTCGAAAAGGTGGAAGAATAGAACTTAGAAATGAAACTCAAAGAGTTTTAGGTGTTCTACCAACAGATTATAGAATCTTAACTATTCATTTGAATCCAGGTGATAAATTAGTTTTGTTCACCGACGGAGTGACTGAAACGTTCGATGATAACGAAGAAATCTTCGGAGAAGAGAATCTTTTACGAATATTATCCTTAAATCACGATAAAGATGCTCAATCACTAGCTGATCTTATTAAAAAAACGCTAGAAGAGTTTAGAAATTACAAAGAACCTAGCGATGATATCTCTTTTGTTTGTCTAGAAGTCTCCGAGTAAGTATCACTTACTGTTAAATCAACTTCTTAAAATTTTTTTCCTAAAATTAATTAAAATACTTTACAATGAAAAGTAAATTGCTTAATTATGTCACTATCCAAGAGCTTTACTGATCTTTCATATTATATGAAGGGCATTAAAGATCTAATACATGGAGGACGTCAATGGTTGCAAAAAAGAAAGCAGTCAAGAAAGCAGCTAAGAAAAAAGTAGCTAAGAAAAAAGCTGCTAAGAAGAAAGTTGCGAAAAAGAAATAACTAACTTCAACAACATCTCTTTCGTACTCGATACGAAAGAAATGAAGCTTAAAACCCGCTTCTTTGAGGCGGGTTTTTTCTTTTATAGCCCTTCTTTATTAGTATTTTCCGATTTTCTAACGGATACTGTTGTAAAAATACAACACTTTAAGTGTGATCACTTATAGATTTAGATATTTCATCACGTCTTTCATCTCATCTCTGAAATCCGGCAGTGTATTTCCGTAATTTTTAACTAGTTTAGCCTCTCCTTCTTCTGAAATTTCGAATAATCTATACTCTTTTTCAGTTTTAGGTGAGTTCTCTAACTTAAAAAACTTAATGGCATGCTTGCTATAGCGATTATATGCAGTGAATTTATGATAATAGAAGCCTTCTCTCTTAACATTTACGGGATAAGGAAGGTAATATTCCGCTCCTAATACTAAAATATTCGGCGTAACCACTGCCATTCTAGTCCAAGTAGCAAGATTTAAGGGATAATTCTCTTCTAGATAAGCCTTTTTATGGTTCTTCTCCCAAACGTTTAAGATCTTCTTACGACTTTCATCCGCTTGTTTATATCTTTCTAGACCATTCAAACAGATTTCCATCAAAGAAAGAAGCTGCAATGACTCTGAATTAGATGATTGAAGTTCTTTTTGTACTAGTTTTTTAGCAGAGATGAAGTCTTGAGAGTAAATATTCTCCCAAATTTTTTCTATCGCAGCCGCAGAAGTCTTATCTTGAGCGTTTAAACTTAGATTTAGAAAGCAAAAGGTTAAGAATGAGCTGAGAAAAATTAGAAATCGCTTAGAGATAAAGGTCTTCATTACAAAAACTGTCAGATCAGATTGTAGATTGTCTCTCTGGATTATGGATCCACTTAGATTGAGTGGAATCTAATAAGGAAAAGAAGTCTTCAGCGCCTTTTTCTTCAATATAGACCCTTTCTTCCTCTGAAACAGGGATCATTGCTAGAAATTTGATCGGATTTCCTCTTTCAGACTTTAAATCAGTCAATTCAGGGAATCCTTCTTCTTTTCCTATCTCTCTGATAACAAGAGAACTAAAACTTAAGTATAAAGCTTCCGGATCTCTTCTATTCATCGCAATAGAATGTCCATGACCAAACCATTTTCCAATGACCCAAGGATAACGAATGATCTCTCCGATTTGATGTGGAACCCAACTTTCGGATCTATCTTCGTCTGAAACTTTTACTGCGCAGACTAATTCTATTCTCGCGTAGTTCTCGTAATCTTTTCTGTATAATTCTACTGAAGGAAGGTTTTGTGCGCTCATTCCTACGGTAGAATATACATAAACACCAGGCATATTCTTTGGAGCAAATCTTACGATACCTAGTTGTGGATATTTTCCACCATCTGCAGACCAATACTTATCATGTTTACCAAAAACATATTCTAGATAAGCAAGTCTTGACTCTTGTATATTCTTCCAAATCCCTTTGGTAGATCTGTATTCCCAAAAGTTTCTGTCTTGCTTGATACGATCTGGGATCACTCCGAATTCTGTGTTACCTAATGGATACGCAGTGATTGTATCCATTTTCGCAAATTTAGAATATCCATGAAATCCTTTGATACCAGACCAAGGAGGAAGATATGCGATCAGTTCTTCT
Protein-coding sequences here:
- a CDS encoding PP2C family protein-serine/threonine phosphatase codes for the protein MRNILIVFLSVILFSLILFSGLLNSYSKEARLPFYFYPNGKVAVSDGSHTDLVGMRIDLIEYEIVRKLGADYGLSGHSFHFFAKEGSIVKSLSLDMRSSFEVLKDFLPDIFLSLLFFLVAIWFFFYTRDLYIFLLFGSLSSLFLFNFFLLAFHDFLFPFFFFLYFTGFLILDVSFRLRGKEIPSRWFAPQVIFSLVAGFVGLSQKGNPDLFQFLSVNGMYFNVFSAGICILQLVFHTFRNKGTFQEVFKKLSIVLAFFLITIVPFLIAEFGSTKSFFIIRPYLMAALILFPVLIVFGTYTYSLVPVQIAFSSSLTSIYSILILTFGYLFGLEFFVRWNPGFLGKHQREWNLFYVVAAAYFLGSLNNKLYKWIDYWSFKNNPKLHTALEELSVMIGAPISMRATINSLIRRLVDALEVKKLQILIPADKFSGTDLRNLNFIRIPFGSEIWTYFEDHTEVTITSHLAYGLGIRESVFKFLNQMEVQLAYPLFNFEKGKEVIAVFLVGEKINRKNFTLGELRFLKECTRLASLLIRNYSLLVDEVEKKRIVRDLNMAAVLDKTLHLPELETIKSVQLGYFTLPAVGISGDYLDILKLSPKRQLLFLGDVSGHGLGSGYLVSAVRGIIRRQLGNSSSLPDIFRAINLFLIERYRGSEFMTSIAGIYNASDGAFSFVNAGHTPPICIRKGGRIELRNETQRVLGVLPTDYRILTIHLNPGDKLVLFTDGVTETFDDNEEIFGEENLLRILSLNHDKDAQSLADLIKKTLEEFRNYKEPSDDISFVCLEVSE
- a CDS encoding suppressor of fused domain protein, translating into MNQTAEPNILYQEANPYGSLTAYLEDDGRTVYLYLQAEESPDFAIKSVWVCNRIDAPKTRTDLDLRSGLAPFLTEEEVSDPKGQPEFDPKEIHFIWSEEGNGVSLFYKEELIAYLPPWSGIKGFHGYSKFAKMDTITAYPLGNTEFGVIPDRIKQDRNFWEYRSTKGIWKNIQESRLAYLEYVFGKHDKYWSADGGKYPQLGIVRFAPKNMPGVYVYSTVGMSAQNLPSVELYRKDYENYARIELVCAVKVSDEDRSESWVPHQIGEIIRYPWVIGKWFGHGHSIAMNRRDPEALYLSFSSLVIREIGKEEGFPELTDLKSERGNPIKFLAMIPVSEEERVYIEEKGAEDFFSLLDSTQSKWIHNPERQSTI